In Streptomyces sp. NBC_01551, one DNA window encodes the following:
- a CDS encoding sortase yields the protein MPRAPVRARVRALAVLAPLALVALTGCGGGQTGPAVLIGHFDTARGPAVLKDASKVHTGDEITVSRADGSSAVFRVRELEQVDKSDFPTAKVYGDTTRPELRVITCGGEITAGHRPDNIILYADLVG from the coding sequence ATGCCCCGCGCCCCTGTCCGCGCCCGTGTCCGCGCGCTCGCCGTGCTCGCCCCGCTCGCCCTCGTCGCCCTCACCGGATGCGGCGGCGGCCAGACCGGCCCCGCCGTGCTGATCGGGCACTTCGACACCGCGCGCGGCCCGGCCGTACTCAAGGACGCCTCCAAGGTCCACACCGGCGACGAGATCACCGTCTCCCGCGCGGACGGCAGCTCCGCCGTCTTCCGGGTGCGCGAGCTGGAGCAGGTCGACAAGTCGGACTTCCCCACCGCCAAGGTCTACGGGGACACCACCCGCCCGGAACTCCGCGTGATCACCTGCGGCGGCGAGATCACCGCGGGTCACC